In a genomic window of Pristiophorus japonicus isolate sPriJap1 unplaced genomic scaffold, sPriJap1.hap1 HAP1_SCAFFOLD_236, whole genome shotgun sequence:
- the LOC139245779 gene encoding gastrula zinc finger protein XlCGF57.1-like codes for MESHKDTRTMEKPWKCAECGQVFRSPSVLEIHRRNHTGERPFTCSECGKGYTCSSYLQSHQRTHTGERPFTCLVCGKGFIRSSHFRSHKRVHTGEKPFTCSECGKGFIHSSHLLKHQRVHTGERPFTCSECGKRFTQSFTLLTHQRVYTGERPFTCSECGKGFTCLSGLLNHQRVHTGERPFTCSECGKRFTRSSILLMHQRVHTGERPFTCSECGKGFTQSSTLLIHMRVHTGERPFTCSVCGKGCSTSSNLLKHQRVHK; via the coding sequence atggagagtcacaaggatacccgcaccatggagaaaccatggaaatgtgcTGAATGTGGGcaggtattcagatcaccgtctgtgctggaaattcatagacgtaatcacactggggagaggccgttcacctgctcagagtgtgggaagggatacacttGTTCATCCTACCTGCAgtcacaccaacgcactcacactggggagaggccattcacctgcctcgtgtgtgggaaaggattcattcGGTCATCCCACTTTCGAAGTCacaagcgagttcatactggggagaaaccgttcacctgctctgaatgtgggaagggattcattcattcatcccacctgctgaaacaccagcgagttcacactggggagaggccattcacctgctctgagtgtgggaagagattcactcagtcattcaccctgctgacacatcagcgagtttacactggggagaggccattcacctgctctgagtgtgggaagggattcacttgtttatccggcctgctgaatcaccagcgagttcacactggggagcggccattcacctgctctgagtgtgggaagcgattcactcggtcatccatcctgctgatgcaccagcgagttcacactggggagaggccattcacatgctctgagtgtgggaagggattcactcagtcatccaccctgctgatacacatgcgagttcacactggggaaaggccgtttacctgctctgtgtgtgggaagggatgcagtacgtcatccaacctgctgaaacaccagcgcgttcacaagtga